The Lujinxingia litoralis genome has a window encoding:
- a CDS encoding helix-turn-helix domain-containing protein: MAYSAGFRERVVQKMFGPERSSVAELMEETGVARATLGRWRREAVNGGSVSGKSGRRRSKPPKEKIRIVMEAAGLSEEELGAFLRREGLHEADLVRLRQEVLEAAEKGLSPQKQKAAEPENKELKRVKKELARKEKALAEAAALLVLQGKLKAYFSEDEDDDTTKTKG, from the coding sequence ATGGCGTATTCAGCGGGATTTAGAGAACGTGTGGTGCAGAAGATGTTCGGGCCGGAGCGCAGCTCTGTCGCCGAGTTGATGGAAGAGACGGGTGTGGCACGAGCGACGCTGGGCCGGTGGCGCAGAGAAGCGGTAAACGGAGGTAGTGTGAGCGGAAAGTCCGGGAGAAGGCGCAGCAAACCACCCAAAGAGAAGATTCGTATTGTGATGGAAGCCGCCGGCCTCTCGGAGGAGGAGCTCGGCGCGTTTCTGCGCCGGGAAGGGCTTCATGAGGCTGATTTGGTGCGCCTTCGGCAGGAGGTTTTGGAGGCTGCCGAAAAAGGGCTTTCGCCGCAGAAACAAAAGGCCGCGGAGCCTGAAAACAAAGAACTCAAACGGGTCAAAAAAGAGCTCGCCCGTAAGGAGAAGGCCCTGGCGGAGGCGGCGGCGTTGCTGGTTTTGCAGGGAAAGCTCAAGGCGTATTTCTCGGAGGACGAGGACGACGACACGACGAAGACGAAAGGTTAA
- a CDS encoding CASTOR/POLLUX-related putative ion channel, with protein sequence MKFGVGLLARFRFWVERALIRGAHVQLLLVIALVALIALLGGLAILPIAGPEEGLEQSVWWAFLRLTDPGYLGDDAGAWRRIVSTGLTLGGYVLFMGTLVAIMTGGLLRWMRTLERGLTPVIMEDHFVVLGWTSRTLPLLQELLLSTFRVRHFLASLGRSRRAGIVTLVEELDDEILEELRQDPVVGPRHDEVVLRSGSAINADHLWRVAAVHAAAVIVPSPQENVPGEVSADVEVIKILLSLDGQVDALNEEHPYVVVELREPRHEAVARRAYRGPLEVVSGGLLIGRLMAQNMRHPGLSRVYNELLSPELGSEIFVRHHPQLVGKSFGEAARFFERALLCGVVRQEQERLVPYLCPEREFEVRRGDALVLIARSYRDAAPCDEPRGTKRPLKMRKAEPLAEVRRRSCRRVLVLGWSEKVPALLSELRSYGERAFEVTVVSSLPVSERVRRLQEQGMSFDAAFCEHIQTDYTHWGAAGAAAVERADHVVFMSSDRLISGEEADARTIMGYLSLEEALTRPRRGRPPVQQLLELADSHNKRLMGARAGEVMISPVLLSHVLAQVALRRELRAILDELFTVGGAEIGFRTLDEYALEAAFMSVEELREEAARHGDVFLGVDRVSVRGGAAVELNPLPGRSWKVSSEDRVVVMTRGTGASLT encoded by the coding sequence ATGAAGTTTGGTGTCGGGCTCCTGGCCCGGTTCAGGTTCTGGGTGGAGCGCGCGTTGATCCGGGGCGCCCACGTGCAGCTGCTGCTGGTCATCGCGCTCGTGGCGCTCATCGCTCTGCTCGGGGGGCTCGCCATCCTCCCCATCGCCGGGCCCGAGGAGGGGCTGGAGCAGTCGGTATGGTGGGCCTTTCTGCGCCTGACCGACCCGGGGTATCTGGGCGATGACGCCGGCGCCTGGCGCCGGATCGTCTCCACCGGGCTGACCCTGGGAGGCTACGTGCTCTTCATGGGCACCCTGGTCGCGATCATGACCGGGGGCCTGCTGCGCTGGATGCGCACCCTGGAGCGCGGGCTGACTCCGGTGATCATGGAGGACCATTTTGTGGTGCTGGGCTGGACCAGCCGCACCCTGCCGCTGCTCCAGGAGCTTTTGCTCTCGACCTTTCGGGTGCGCCACTTTCTTGCCAGCCTGGGGCGCAGCCGTCGGGCCGGCATCGTGACCCTGGTCGAGGAGCTCGACGACGAGATCCTCGAAGAGCTTCGCCAGGACCCGGTCGTCGGGCCTCGCCATGATGAGGTGGTGCTGCGCTCGGGCTCGGCCATTAACGCCGACCACCTCTGGCGAGTGGCCGCCGTTCACGCCGCCGCCGTGATCGTGCCCTCGCCACAGGAGAATGTGCCCGGGGAGGTCAGCGCGGATGTGGAGGTGATCAAAATCCTGCTCTCCCTCGACGGTCAGGTCGACGCCCTGAACGAGGAGCACCCTTATGTCGTCGTCGAGTTGCGGGAGCCGCGCCACGAAGCGGTAGCCCGCCGAGCCTATCGCGGCCCGCTGGAGGTGGTCAGCGGGGGGCTGCTCATCGGTCGATTGATGGCGCAGAACATGCGCCATCCGGGGCTCTCCCGGGTCTATAACGAGCTGTTGAGCCCGGAGCTCGGCAGCGAGATCTTTGTGCGTCATCACCCGCAGCTGGTCGGCAAGAGCTTTGGCGAGGCCGCGCGCTTCTTTGAGCGCGCCCTTCTGTGCGGCGTGGTGCGCCAGGAGCAGGAGCGCCTGGTGCCTTACTTGTGCCCGGAGCGCGAGTTTGAAGTGCGCCGCGGCGACGCCCTGGTGCTGATCGCCCGCAGCTACCGCGACGCCGCGCCCTGCGATGAGCCCCGCGGGACGAAGCGCCCCCTCAAGATGCGCAAGGCGGAGCCCCTGGCCGAGGTCCGGCGCCGTTCATGTCGCCGGGTGCTCGTGCTGGGCTGGAGCGAGAAGGTGCCCGCGCTGCTCAGCGAGCTGCGCTCCTATGGCGAGCGCGCCTTTGAGGTCACGGTGGTCTCGTCGCTGCCGGTGAGCGAGCGCGTGCGCCGCCTCCAGGAGCAGGGGATGAGTTTTGACGCCGCGTTCTGCGAGCATATCCAGACCGACTACACCCACTGGGGCGCCGCCGGGGCCGCGGCCGTGGAGCGCGCCGATCACGTGGTCTTTATGAGCAGCGATCGCCTGATCTCGGGAGAAGAGGCCGACGCCCGCACCATCATGGGCTACCTCTCGCTGGAAGAGGCCCTGACCCGACCCCGGCGCGGTCGGCCCCCGGTGCAGCAGCTCCTGGAGCTGGCCGACTCGCATAATAAACGCCTGATGGGTGCCCGCGCCGGCGAGGTCATGATCAGCCCGGTGCTTTTAAGTCATGTGTTGGCCCAGGTGGCGCTGCGCCGGGAGTTGCGCGCGATTCTCGATGAACTCTTCACGGTGGGCGGCGCCGAGATCGGGTTTCGCACCCTGGATGAGTACGCCCTGGAGGCCGCTTTTATGAGCGTGGAAGAACTCCGCGAGGAGGCCGCGCGCCACGGGGATGTCTTTTTGGGCGTGGATCGCGTCAGCGTGCGGGGGGGCGCGGCGGTCGAGCTCAACCCGCTGCCCGGGCGCAGCTGGAAAGTCTCCTCTGAGGATCGCGTGGTCGTGATGACCCGCGGCACCGGCGCAAGCCTTACCTAA
- a CDS encoding glutathione S-transferase family protein, producing MLTVHHLNNSRSHRIIWLLEELGVDYQIKRYQRDPLTQLAPPELREIHPLGKAPVVSDGDQVLAESGAILEYLVDRYGEGRLRPAPNTPEHLRYTYWMHYAEGSAMSPLLLKVVFHELGRQGPLLLRPLLKGVAGAVNKALIAPQIRSHMDYWEAELGKSAYLVGDTLTAADIQMSFPLEAAIERADAARYPRVRALVDAFRERPAYQRAIARGGEYSLAFGAA from the coding sequence ATGCTGACCGTGCACCACCTCAATAACTCGCGCTCCCACCGCATCATCTGGCTGCTCGAAGAACTCGGCGTCGACTACCAGATCAAGCGATACCAGCGCGATCCCCTCACCCAACTCGCCCCGCCCGAGCTGCGCGAGATCCATCCCCTGGGCAAGGCCCCCGTGGTCAGCGATGGCGATCAGGTCCTGGCGGAGTCGGGCGCGATTCTGGAGTACCTGGTCGATCGCTACGGGGAAGGCCGGTTGCGCCCGGCTCCGAATACGCCGGAGCACCTGCGCTACACCTACTGGATGCACTATGCCGAGGGTTCGGCGATGAGCCCGCTCCTCTTAAAGGTGGTGTTCCATGAACTGGGGCGTCAGGGGCCCCTGCTGCTGCGTCCGCTGCTCAAGGGAGTGGCCGGCGCGGTGAATAAGGCGTTGATCGCCCCGCAGATTCGCAGCCACATGGACTACTGGGAGGCCGAACTGGGCAAGAGTGCCTATCTGGTCGGCGATACGCTGACGGCGGCCGACATTCAGATGAGCTTCCCGCTGGAAGCGGCCATCGAACGCGCCGACGCTGCGCGTTACCCCCGGGTGCGCGCCCTGGTCGATGCCTTCCGGGAGCGTCCGGCCTACCAGCGGGCGATCGCGCGGGGAGGGGAGTACTCGCTGGCCTTTGGCGCTGCCTGA
- the rsmD gene encoding 16S rRNA (guanine(966)-N(2))-methyltransferase RsmD, whose amino-acid sequence MRIIAGSARGRKLASLPTDAIRPTSDRVRESLFSILGDVHDLVVVDGFAGSGALGLEAISRGARRAYFFDRSSRATSLIKDNAQRVRAGRRAIIERCTFRQGLEEHLGQETPDLWFIDPPYHTTLAHKALQQMATSPRVTPGALVIWESDVEETVPQIDAFELEDERIYGRVRIQFLRRREDRAEELSGASAD is encoded by the coding sequence ATGCGCATCATTGCCGGCTCCGCCCGTGGCCGAAAGCTCGCCAGCCTCCCGACCGACGCCATTCGTCCCACCAGCGATCGTGTACGCGAGTCGCTCTTCTCGATCCTGGGTGATGTGCACGATCTGGTGGTGGTCGACGGCTTCGCAGGCAGTGGCGCTCTGGGCCTGGAGGCTATCAGCCGGGGAGCCCGACGCGCTTACTTCTTCGATCGCTCCTCCCGCGCCACCTCTCTTATAAAGGACAACGCCCAACGCGTGCGGGCCGGGCGGCGAGCGATCATAGAGCGCTGCACCTTCCGTCAGGGACTCGAGGAACATCTGGGTCAGGAGACCCCCGATCTCTGGTTCATCGATCCCCCCTACCACACCACGCTTGCCCATAAGGCTCTCCAGCAGATGGCCACCTCGCCGCGGGTCACGCCGGGAGCACTGGTGATCTGGGAGTCGGACGTGGAGGAGACGGTTCCACAGATCGACGCTTTTGAACTGGAGGACGAACGCATTTACGGGCGTGTGCGCATCCAGTTCTTAAGGCGTCGCGAGGATCGCGCAGAGGAGCTCTCGGGGGCCTCGGCCGACTGA
- the coaD gene encoding pantetheine-phosphate adenylyltransferase: MRRTAIYPGSFDPLTYGHISIIERGLKIFDEVVVGIAINIRKTPLFSTEERIALIEQSFPGEDRLKVETFEGLLVDYASRRGCEVILRGLRAVSDFEYELQMANMNRKLNASIETVFLMTEESHFYVSSGLVKEVARFGGSVHEQVPPHVHEALKAKFNTD; this comes from the coding sequence ATGCGTCGTACCGCCATCTATCCCGGTAGTTTTGATCCGCTGACCTACGGACATATCAGCATCATCGAACGGGGGCTGAAGATCTTTGACGAAGTGGTGGTAGGCATCGCTATCAACATTCGCAAGACCCCGCTCTTCTCCACCGAGGAGCGCATCGCGCTCATTGAGCAGTCATTTCCCGGCGAAGATCGCCTCAAGGTGGAGACCTTCGAGGGGCTTCTGGTCGATTACGCCTCTCGGCGCGGGTGCGAGGTGATCTTGCGCGGCCTGCGCGCGGTCAGCGACTTTGAGTACGAGCTGCAAATGGCCAACATGAACCGTAAGCTCAACGCGTCCATTGAGACCGTCTTCTTAATGACCGAAGAGTCCCACTTCTATGTGAGTTCGGGGCTCGTAAAAGAAGTCGCACGTTTCGGCGGCTCGGTGCATGAACAGGTACCTCCGCATGTGCATGAAGCCCTGAAGGCAAAGTTCAACACCGACTGA
- a CDS encoding pyridoxal phosphate-dependent aminotransferase, with amino-acid sequence MIKLSHRIGQVEPSPTLAITARAKELKAQGIDIISFGAGEPDFDTPQPVVDAAIRALKEGKTRYTAASGLPELRQAIAQRYKSRGREVAANQVIVTVGGKQALYNATQAIFNEGDRVLIPAPYWVSYPAQLRLAGAEPVILSTRSEEDFKLTAAALRAALEQAPTRGLILCSPSNPTGATYTADELRALATVLRDFPEVVVFYDAMYDELYYQGALAPDLVASAPELEGRVITFNGFSKTFAMTGWRLGYAIGPAEVIAALGTLQSQSTSNATSFAQYGALACFELDDSLLAERRQAFMKRRDLIVGLLREIPGVICPEPTGAFYAFADFSAYIGDAPGQFKSDVALSEFLLEEARVAVVPGSAFGHPGGLRLSYATGESLIQEGLRRIQQALNDRPD; translated from the coding sequence GTGATCAAACTCAGCCATCGTATCGGACAGGTGGAACCCTCGCCGACCCTCGCGATCACCGCGCGCGCTAAAGAGCTGAAGGCTCAGGGCATCGACATCATTAGCTTTGGTGCCGGCGAACCGGACTTTGATACGCCACAACCGGTGGTCGATGCGGCGATCCGGGCGCTGAAAGAGGGTAAGACCCGCTACACGGCTGCCTCTGGATTGCCCGAGCTTCGCCAGGCGATCGCGCAGCGCTACAAGAGCCGCGGCCGCGAGGTTGCCGCCAATCAGGTCATCGTGACCGTCGGCGGCAAGCAGGCCCTCTACAATGCCACGCAGGCGATCTTCAACGAGGGTGATCGCGTGCTCATCCCGGCGCCCTACTGGGTGAGTTATCCGGCGCAACTTCGTCTGGCGGGCGCTGAGCCCGTGATCTTGAGCACCCGCAGCGAGGAGGATTTCAAACTCACCGCCGCCGCGCTGCGCGCGGCGCTGGAGCAGGCGCCGACCCGCGGCCTGATCCTCTGCTCGCCATCCAATCCCACCGGCGCCACCTACACCGCCGACGAGCTGCGCGCGTTGGCCACCGTCCTGAGGGACTTCCCCGAAGTGGTGGTCTTCTACGATGCCATGTACGACGAGCTCTACTACCAGGGAGCGCTCGCCCCGGACCTGGTGGCGTCGGCCCCGGAGCTGGAGGGGCGAGTGATTACCTTTAACGGGTTTAGCAAAACCTTTGCGATGACCGGCTGGCGCCTGGGCTATGCGATTGGTCCGGCAGAAGTCATCGCCGCCCTGGGCACCCTGCAGAGCCAGTCCACCTCCAACGCGACCTCCTTTGCCCAGTATGGCGCGCTGGCCTGCTTTGAGCTGGATGACTCCCTGCTGGCCGAACGGCGCCAGGCCTTTATGAAGCGTCGCGATCTGATCGTGGGACTGCTGCGGGAGATCCCGGGGGTGATCTGCCCCGAGCCCACCGGGGCGTTCTACGCCTTTGCGGACTTCTCGGCCTACATCGGCGATGCCCCCGGGCAGTTTAAGAGCGATGTTGCGCTCAGCGAGTTTTTGCTGGAGGAGGCGCGCGTGGCTGTCGTGCCGGGCTCGGCCTTCGGGCACCCGGGCGGGCTGCGACTGAGCTACGCCACCGGGGAATCGCTCATCCAGGAGGGGCTGCGCCGCATTCAGCAGGCCCTGAACGATCGGCCGGATTGA
- a CDS encoding putative metal-binding motif-containing protein, with product MRLRLMISALALLALTLQAAACSVAFDATEEGVYYCESDEDCLAPQFICSVENTCVRRGDINDQYPCIDEDEDGYGAPGTDRRNCPNAQEDCDDTNPDINPGKAEVCDGIDNNCSGDTDVVTCSRDSDCPTGVSDPEGNSVNYTCNTESGVCEARPAISFCPGNTCPECAVVLQCTSGALDITPETCR from the coding sequence ATGCGACTTCGCCTTATGATAAGCGCGCTGGCTCTGCTGGCGCTGACCCTCCAGGCGGCGGCCTGCTCGGTGGCCTTCGACGCGACCGAGGAGGGCGTATACTACTGCGAGAGCGATGAGGACTGCCTGGCTCCCCAGTTCATCTGCTCGGTCGAGAACACCTGCGTGCGCCGCGGGGATATCAACGATCAGTATCCCTGCATCGATGAGGATGAGGACGGCTACGGGGCCCCGGGCACCGACCGCCGTAACTGCCCGAACGCTCAGGAAGACTGCGACGATACCAACCCGGACATCAACCCGGGCAAGGCCGAGGTCTGTGACGGGATCGATAACAACTGCAGCGGTGACACCGATGTCGTGACCTGCTCTCGGGACTCCGATTGCCCGACCGGCGTCAGCGACCCGGAGGGGAACTCGGTGAACTACACGTGCAACACCGAGAGCGGCGTCTGCGAGGCGCGGCCGGCCATTAGCTTCTGCCCGGGCAACACCTGCCCGGAGTGCGCGGTGGTACTGCAGTGCACGAGTGGGGCGCTCGATATCACGCCCGAGACCTGCCGCTGA
- a CDS encoding 1-acyl-sn-glycerol-3-phosphate acyltransferase: MKPERRAGEPTEAADQEQPAETDEVLLPHDLPILEEGGLAEASEVELSEDARRERLELAAQLSRRPMSSAMLERLGRWLSFLGRLLFAHVLFERRGIDAIRDCAERGTVVYTMETHSRLDYFYFNYAFLKHELPRARFANDLIVRPWRAFWETLVNLVRRRRIPGPRKMEALILRDEATFLFLQRPRQKAEDRVTYSQPYLYRLIQTQRRQETPIFVVPLFLFWEKRPDPRRASLLDELFGTVQSPGFFRKLVNYVQTFWQTFFKFGQPMVQVSSAINLQEFLREYPGADSSDASELLRARLEEFIRQERHVILGPTASSREQVERQVLARPELVDAMREHAEHTGQDELSVRRQAQKLFAEIAADPSLLMIKIFSATLSLVWYRIYDGLEVDEEGLERVREQAKTSAIVLVPSHKSHIDYLVLSYVFYHYGLIPPHIAAGVNLSFWPLGPLFRRAGAFFIRRSFKGEDLYPVVFREYLIRVLEEQYPVEFFIEGTRSRTGKLIKPKYGMLDMMVRAFASGRLDAIKIVPISVGYEKIIEERTYRRELLGEEKQKESLAGLLKTPKFLTSKKGRLYVEFDEPIDLGDYFARFGIDRLQPEDDALDALTVRLAHRIIYDINRVTTISPTALVATVLLNNPDRDASISRARLLHELGFLLHFMTRQDPPVRLSGALREALASRQAALDALKQVHPEQHPPVSLAYDEHADLNDLERQHLESAMGRAVASVIDRALAIFEKEKQVQIHGKHHARTYTLAPQARHEIAYYRNTLVHHFVPEGLLASAIASFNSPAIALDRLMDQTLFLSRLFKYEWIYEERAEFKNVFMRTLDDFATQGWVTLSRAEEDQQVQITEPRQELDYLRRMVLTFIEAYALMFRRLPDLVEAPVERDPLIKEVIARGREELSKGQVHFEESLSKPTLLNALRLLEDWGVLVRHTTPGRRRETISYQVHADWADGQRYRTLLTRLETLLNPAHTD; encoded by the coding sequence GTGAAACCGGAACGCAGAGCGGGGGAACCCACTGAGGCCGCCGACCAAGAGCAGCCCGCCGAGACCGATGAAGTTCTGCTCCCCCACGACCTGCCTATCCTGGAGGAAGGAGGCCTGGCGGAAGCCTCGGAGGTGGAGCTCAGCGAAGACGCCCGACGCGAGCGTCTGGAGCTGGCCGCTCAGCTCTCGCGCCGACCGATGTCCTCGGCGATGCTCGAGCGCCTGGGGCGCTGGCTGAGCTTTCTGGGCCGCCTGCTCTTTGCCCACGTGCTCTTTGAGCGCCGCGGCATCGACGCGATCCGCGACTGCGCCGAGCGGGGCACGGTGGTCTACACCATGGAGACCCACAGCCGGCTCGATTACTTCTACTTCAACTACGCCTTTCTCAAGCACGAGCTGCCCCGGGCGCGCTTTGCTAACGATCTGATCGTGCGCCCCTGGCGGGCCTTCTGGGAGACGCTGGTCAATCTGGTGCGCCGCCGCCGCATCCCGGGCCCGCGCAAGATGGAGGCGCTGATCCTGCGCGACGAGGCAACCTTTCTCTTTCTGCAGCGTCCCCGCCAGAAAGCCGAAGATCGAGTCACCTACAGCCAGCCCTACCTCTACCGTCTCATCCAGACCCAGCGCCGCCAGGAGACCCCGATCTTCGTGGTGCCCCTCTTCCTCTTCTGGGAGAAGCGCCCCGACCCGCGCCGCGCCAGCCTCCTCGACGAGCTCTTCGGCACGGTGCAGTCGCCGGGCTTTTTCCGAAAGCTGGTCAACTACGTGCAGACCTTCTGGCAGACCTTCTTTAAGTTCGGCCAGCCCATGGTCCAGGTCTCCAGCGCCATCAACCTCCAGGAGTTTCTGCGCGAGTACCCGGGCGCCGATTCCTCGGACGCCTCCGAGCTCTTGCGCGCTCGCCTGGAGGAGTTCATCCGCCAGGAACGCCACGTGATCCTGGGCCCCACCGCCTCCTCCCGCGAGCAGGTCGAGCGCCAGGTACTCGCCAGGCCGGAGCTCGTCGACGCGATGCGCGAGCACGCCGAGCACACCGGCCAGGACGAACTCAGCGTGCGGCGCCAGGCCCAGAAACTCTTTGCCGAGATCGCCGCCGATCCCAGCCTGCTGATGATCAAGATCTTCAGCGCGACCCTGAGCCTGGTCTGGTACCGCATCTACGACGGCCTGGAGGTCGACGAAGAAGGGCTGGAGCGGGTGCGAGAACAGGCCAAAACCAGCGCCATCGTGCTGGTCCCCAGCCATAAGAGCCACATCGACTACCTGGTCTTAAGCTACGTCTTCTACCACTACGGGTTGATCCCCCCGCATATCGCCGCCGGGGTCAACCTGAGCTTCTGGCCCCTGGGCCCGCTCTTTCGCCGCGCCGGCGCCTTCTTTATCCGTCGCAGCTTCAAGGGCGAAGACCTCTACCCGGTGGTCTTTCGCGAGTACCTGATCCGGGTCTTGGAAGAGCAGTACCCGGTGGAGTTCTTCATCGAGGGCACGCGCAGCCGCACCGGCAAGCTGATCAAACCCAAGTACGGGATGCTCGATATGATGGTGCGGGCCTTTGCCAGCGGACGCCTCGACGCGATCAAGATCGTGCCCATCTCGGTGGGCTACGAGAAGATCATCGAAGAGCGCACCTACCGCCGTGAACTTTTGGGCGAAGAGAAGCAAAAGGAGAGCCTGGCCGGGCTGCTCAAGACCCCGAAGTTTCTGACCAGCAAGAAGGGCCGCCTCTACGTGGAGTTCGACGAGCCCATCGATCTCGGCGACTACTTCGCGCGTTTTGGCATCGACCGCCTGCAACCCGAAGATGATGCCCTGGACGCGCTGACCGTGCGCCTGGCCCACCGCATCATCTACGACATCAACCGCGTGACCACCATCTCGCCAACCGCGCTGGTGGCCACGGTGCTGCTTAATAACCCGGATCGCGACGCCTCGATCTCGCGGGCACGCCTGCTCCATGAGCTGGGCTTTTTGCTGCACTTTATGACCCGACAAGACCCGCCGGTGCGCCTCTCCGGCGCGCTGCGCGAGGCCCTGGCCAGTCGCCAGGCCGCCCTCGACGCCCTCAAACAGGTCCACCCCGAGCAGCACCCGCCGGTGAGCCTGGCCTACGATGAACACGCCGACCTCAACGATCTGGAGCGCCAGCACCTGGAGTCGGCCATGGGACGCGCGGTGGCCTCGGTGATCGACCGGGCGCTGGCGATCTTCGAGAAGGAGAAGCAGGTCCAGATCCACGGGAAACACCACGCCCGCACCTACACCCTGGCCCCCCAGGCGCGCCACGAGATCGCCTACTACCGCAACACCCTGGTGCACCACTTCGTCCCCGAGGGGCTGCTGGCCAGCGCCATAGCCAGCTTCAACTCCCCGGCCATCGCGCTGGATCGCCTCATGGATCAGACCCTCTTTTTGAGCCGCCTCTTTAAGTACGAGTGGATCTACGAGGAGCGCGCCGAATTTAAGAACGTGTTCATGCGCACCCTGGACGACTTCGCTACCCAGGGATGGGTCACCCTCTCCCGGGCCGAAGAGGACCAACAAGTCCAGATCACCGAACCTCGCCAGGAGCTCGACTACCTGCGGCGAATGGTGCTGACCTTCATCGAAGCCTACGCGTTGATGTTCCGCCGACTCCCCGACCTGGTGGAGGCCCCGGTGGAGCGCGATCCGCTGATCAAAGAGGTGATCGCCCGCGGACGCGAAGAGCTCTCCAAAGGCCAGGTGCACTTTGAGGAGAGCCTCTCCAAGCCCACGCTGCTCAACGCGCTGCGCCTGCTGGAGGACTGGGGCGTGCTGGTGCGTCACACCACCCCGGGACGCCGTCGCGAGACGATCAGCTATCAGGTTCACGCAGACTGGGCCGATGGCCAGCGCTACCGCACGCTGCTCACGCGCCTGGAGACCCTCCTCAACCCGGCCCACACCGACTAA
- a CDS encoding acyl-CoA dehydrogenase family protein produces the protein MSAEKPQGCAFLTNEVGSERIFTPEDFTEDQRMFGQTATDFMNREVLPLVETLEKNPSGDFSEMVELLKKAGEVGLLMIDIPEQYGGLEVDKTTSMIVIEHLSKYSAWATTYGAHTGIGMQPLMYFGNHEQKEKWLPKFATGEVIGAYALTEPGSGSDALAAKTRAELSEDGEHYILNGSKMWITNAGFADLFTVFAQVDGDKFTAFLVEADRPGVSTGAEEHKMGLKGSSTRLLNLENVKVPKENLLGEIGKGHKIAFNILNIGRFKLGVGTLGGGKRTIEVATRYAKERVQFNTPIAEFGAIRAKLAKMAVKLYTLESMSYRVAGYMDRSLDVLDSSAPDYIAKMMKEIEEFAVEDSIMKVYGSEAMDFAADEAVQIHGGYGYSAEYEVERLYRDSRINRIFEGTNEINRMLIPGMILKRTMKGQLNLFEMIQKLEVALAGEQPQAPEQGNDPSLAFEKFLTEQAKKIVVYSANHAIQKHMADLRDQQELLFELADMISAIYAMDSTVARTLQLVESKGFEATELHRAATLITLADSYSIIRSAAERLLYNLASGEKLDRHLAALDKLTLHPRIDVIGLQKIVADAVIEREKYPF, from the coding sequence ATGAGCGCTGAAAAACCCCAGGGCTGTGCCTTTCTTACCAACGAAGTCGGCTCCGAACGCATTTTCACTCCGGAGGACTTCACCGAGGACCAGCGCATGTTTGGTCAAACGGCCACCGACTTCATGAACCGCGAAGTCCTGCCCCTGGTGGAGACGCTGGAGAAGAACCCTTCGGGAGACTTCTCCGAGATGGTCGAGCTCCTCAAGAAAGCCGGCGAAGTCGGGCTCTTGATGATCGACATCCCCGAGCAATACGGGGGCCTGGAGGTCGATAAGACGACCTCGATGATCGTGATCGAACACCTCTCCAAGTACTCGGCCTGGGCCACCACCTACGGGGCGCATACCGGCATCGGCATGCAGCCGCTGATGTACTTCGGCAATCACGAGCAGAAAGAAAAATGGCTCCCGAAATTTGCCACCGGTGAGGTGATCGGTGCCTACGCGCTGACCGAGCCGGGCAGCGGCTCGGACGCGCTGGCGGCCAAGACCCGGGCCGAGCTCAGCGAGGATGGCGAGCACTACATCCTCAACGGCTCCAAGATGTGGATCACCAACGCCGGGTTTGCCGACCTCTTCACGGTCTTTGCCCAGGTCGACGGCGATAAATTCACCGCCTTTCTGGTCGAAGCCGATCGCCCCGGCGTCTCCACCGGCGCCGAAGAGCATAAGATGGGGCTCAAGGGCTCATCGACCCGCCTGCTCAACCTGGAGAACGTCAAGGTCCCCAAAGAGAACCTCCTCGGCGAGATCGGCAAAGGGCATAAGATCGCCTTTAACATCCTGAACATCGGGCGCTTTAAGCTGGGTGTGGGGACGCTGGGCGGCGGCAAGCGCACCATCGAGGTGGCCACGCGCTACGCCAAGGAGCGCGTGCAGTTCAACACCCCGATCGCCGAGTTCGGCGCCATCCGCGCCAAGCTGGCGAAGATGGCGGTGAAGCTCTACACGCTGGAGTCCATGAGCTACCGCGTGGCCGGCTACATGGATCGCAGCCTGGATGTGCTCGACTCCAGCGCTCCGGATTACATCGCGAAGATGATGAAGGAGATCGAGGAGTTTGCCGTCGAAGACTCCATCATGAAGGTCTACGGCTCCGAGGCCATGGACTTTGCGGCCGACGAGGCGGTGCAGATTCACGGGGGTTACGGCTACTCGGCCGAGTACGAGGTGGAGCGCCTCTATCGCGACAGCCGCATCAACCGCATCTTTGAGGGCACCAACGAGATCAACCGGATGCTCATCCCGGGGATGATCCTCAAGCGGACCATGAAGGGTCAGCTCAACCTCTTTGAGATGATTCAGAAGCTCGAAGTGGCGCTGGCCGGCGAACAGCCCCAGGCCCCGGAACAGGGCAACGATCCGAGCCTGGCCTTTGAGAAGTTCTTGACGGAGCAGGCCAAGAAGATCGTGGTCTACAGCGCCAACCACGCCATTCAGAAGCATATGGCCGATCTTCGCGATCAGCAGGAGCTGCTCTTTGAGCTGGCCGACATGATCAGCGCCATCTACGCCATGGATAGCACCGTGGCTCGTACCCTGCAGCTGGTGGAGTCGAAGGGTTTTGAGGCCACCGAGCTTCATCGGGCGGCGACCCTGATCACGCTGGCGGACTCCTACAGCATCATCCGTTCGGCGGCCGAGCGCCTGCTCTACAACCTGGCTTCTGGCGAGAAGCTCGATCGCCATCTGGCGGCTCTGGATAAGCTCACGCTGCACCCGCGCATCGACGTGATCGGCCTGCAGAAGATCGTGGCCGACGCGGTGATCGAGCGCGAGAAGTATCCCTTCTAA